GGATGCTGGCGGGCCTTGCGGGTACGGCGGCCACCGCATCGCTTCAGGCCGGCCTGAACATCGCAAATATGATGAACCCGATTATCTTCGGGATCGGCAACGCCATTCCGCAGGTCGCCGCTCACGCCTATCGCACCGGGGGCGCGATCGGCGCGTCGCGCGCGGCCTGTGGCTACGTCCTCGTCGGTTTGAGCCCGATCCTGTTGATTACTGCCGCAGGCATCCTGATGCCGCAGTTGCTTCTGCGGGCGGTCTATGGACCGTCATCGCCCTACCTCGCTGTCGCCGCGGCACTGCAGCTCCTCGTGATCGCCGGCGCGCTCGACTACATCGCGGAAATGATCAGCAAGACGCTGCTCGGCGTTGAAGCCGGTAGGCTCGCCTCTCTGGTCAATGTTGCTGCCGTCGGCGTAGCAGCGGTGCTGGCCCTCGCGCTCATTGGCCCGCTCGGCGTGTTCGGTGCATGCCTCGCTCTCCTGATCGCCAACTTGCTGCGAGCGATCGGCGCCTTGATCGCGATTGGCTGGTTGATCGCCAACGAACGATCTCGAGCGCCGGCGCCATCCAAAGCCGTCAGCCCGGTTCCGATCGACAAGATCCTCGGTGCTCCCGCGGAACAATGAGACAATTACAGCGATGCCGTACACGCAAGCGGTAACGACCAGCAGCTTGAAGAGAAGATCCCGGGGCGCGCTTTCCGAGGGTGACTGGTATCTCGCTCTGCTGGCGATCGTGTTGCTGGGTTATGCGCTGATGGGGAAGGGATTCGCCTATCTCGGCTACCCACCGCTATATGTGGGCGAGATCGCCTTTCTCGCCGGCATCGTGGTCTTTCTCCGGATCGGCGCATTTGCCGGCGCGCTCGCTACGTTGCCGGCCGTCTTGCTCATTGCGCTGATGGGCTGGGTGCTCGCGCGGACGCTTCCGTTCGTTGGCTGGTACGGGTTCGATGCCCTGCGCGACAGTGTCGTTGTGATCTACGGTTGTTTTGCTTTCTTCGTGATCGGACTGCTGCTGGAGGATGCGCGCCGGATCAACACGGTGCTTCGCTATTACGGGATCATGCTGGCGACTTTCCCAGCCATTCCGGTCGGCTTCTGGTTGACCAAATACTGGGCGGACTACATCCCGCGACTGTACGGTCCGGTGCCGATTGTCGAGATCGGGGCGAGCGCGGTCGGAACGCATCTCGCGGGTGCCATGGTTTTTGTCCTGATCGGTTTTCGCAGAGTCTCTTTCCTCTGGATTCTTGTCTGGTTCATCACGCTTGCGTTGGTCAGTGCGACCAATCGTGGCGCAACGCTTGCCGCCATCGTGCCAGTCACGATCGCGATGCTCGTGCTTGGACGGTACCGCCTGCTGCTCACCACTGTGGTGGCAGCCGTGGGCATATTCGCCGCTCTTCTCGCGCTGGAGTCTAGTTTCGGTGAATACGAGGAGGCCAAGGATTCGATCGAGCGTCCGGTCAGCGCTCATCAGATCGTCGAAAATGCCAAGAGCATCATCGGACAATCCGGCCAGCAAACGGAAGGCACCAAGCAGTGGCGTCTGAACTGGTGGGATATCATCGTTAGCGATACCATATATGGACCCAACTTCTGGACCGGCAGGGGATTCGGAGTTAATCTTGCCGCGGCCGACGGTTTCGCCGGCACAGAGGAACGCCAGAATCGTCCACCAACGCGGAGTCCGCATAGCGTGCACATGACCCTGTTGGCACGCGCCGGGGTTCCGGGCGCGGTGCTGTGGGTACTGGTCCTCGTGTCCTGGTTCGGCCTGCTCATCAGGGCGATGCTAACGGCGCGCGCGCGCCGGCAGCAGCGATGGCTGGAGCTCTTCCTGTTCGTCGCCTGCTACGCGATGGCGATACTCATCAACGCGTCGTTCGACGTCACGCTCGAAGGTCCAATGCAGGGCATCTGGTTCTGGTGCCTGTTTGGCTTCGGCATCGGATCGGTGATGGTCTATCGCGCTAGGCACTCTGAAAGAAATGGAGCCGCAGAGCGATGATGGCGTGGATACGAAGCGCGACCGCGCGAATTGGCACGTTGGCGATTTGCAGCCTGTCGATCAGCGCCGCCGCCGCCTTCGTGGGCGTCGACAGTTCATCCTGTCCACTCGATGCAATAGCCGTTGAGCCTGGCCAATCGATTCAGGCGGCGGTCGATCTCTCCGGCGAGGGCGCCGTGCTTTGCCTGAAGAAAGGGATTCACAGAGCGCAGGTCGTTCGGCCGCGGGCGGGGCAGCGCTTTCACGGGGAGGGCGAAACCGTTCTGAATGGTAGCTGGCGGATAGGCGGCTTCAGGCGGGAGGGGGGCTATTGGGTGGCGAACAGCCAACTCCAGCGTGTCCCC
The genomic region above belongs to Bradyrhizobium sediminis and contains:
- a CDS encoding O-antigen ligase family protein, which gives rise to MPYTQAVTTSSLKRRSRGALSEGDWYLALLAIVLLGYALMGKGFAYLGYPPLYVGEIAFLAGIVVFLRIGAFAGALATLPAVLLIALMGWVLARTLPFVGWYGFDALRDSVVVIYGCFAFFVIGLLLEDARRINTVLRYYGIMLATFPAIPVGFWLTKYWADYIPRLYGPVPIVEIGASAVGTHLAGAMVFVLIGFRRVSFLWILVWFITLALVSATNRGATLAAIVPVTIAMLVLGRYRLLLTTVVAAVGIFAALLALESSFGEYEEAKDSIERPVSAHQIVENAKSIIGQSGQQTEGTKQWRLNWWDIIVSDTIYGPNFWTGRGFGVNLAAADGFAGTEERQNRPPTRSPHSVHMTLLARAGVPGAVLWVLVLVSWFGLLIRAMLTARARRQQRWLELFLFVACYAMAILINASFDVTLEGPMQGIWFWCLFGFGIGSVMVYRARHSERNGAAER